From a region of the Oscarella lobularis chromosome 7, ooOscLobu1.1, whole genome shotgun sequence genome:
- the LOC136188797 gene encoding histone acetyltransferase KAT5-like → MAVELNEASLLRKAIEGCRLPVRMGDTDEWPLAEIISKREHAARKEFYVHYIDYNKRLDEWVTSDRLNLGKLQPPMKKEPKSLSGAAKGSRPSTPDREIPVPLKKQMSQNRKRKLGMLDKADDDSSQEVAAPPQTGSLRPHGGDKCSDDVVTRIKNVHMIEMGQYRMKPWYFSPYPIELTTEPVIYLCEFCLKYVRSRKSLERHRSKCTLFHPPGNEIYRKESISFFEIDGRKNKAFAQNLCLLAKLFLDHKTLYYDTDPFLFYVMTSQDSRGFHIVGYFSKEKESTEDYNVACILVLPPFQRKGYGKLLIEFSYELSKFEGKAGHPEKPLSDLGLLSYRSYWTQTLLEILIGLKREEGSQAMVTINELCEMTSIRKEDVVSTLQHLNVIHYYKGQYVLHVSDELVEGHAKSTRKKKTRIDPKCLHWTPKDWTKRGKW, encoded by the exons ATGGCGGTGGAACTCAACGAAGCGTCTTTATTG CGCAAGGCCATCGAAGGCTGCCGTCTGCCCGTTCGCATGGGCGACACGGACGAATGGC CCCTCGCCGAGATAATCAGCAAACGAGAACACGCCGCACGCAAGGAATTCTACGTCCACTACATCGACT ACAATAAACGTCTCGATGAGTGGGTGACGAGCGATCGGCTGAATCTCGGCAAACTTCAACCGCCGATGAAAAAAGAACCGAAGAGTCTTTCGGGCGCGGCGAAGGGATCGCGTCCGTCGACGCCCGATCGCGAAATCCCGGTGCCGCTCAAAAAGCAAATGAGTCAgaatcgaaaacgaaaattggGAATGCTCGACAaagctgatgac GATTCTTCTCAGGAGGTGGCTGCTCCGCCTCAGACGGGTAGCCTTCGTCCtcacggcggcgacaagtgcagcgacgacgtcgtgactCGAATCAAGAACGTGCACATGATCGAAATGGGGCAGTATCGCATGAAACCGTGGTACTTCTCGCCGTATCCGATCGAATTGACGACGGAGCCCGTCATCTATTTGTGCGAATTCTGTCTCAAGTACGTGAGAAGTCGTAAGTCCTTGGAAAGACATCGG TCTAAGTGTACGCTGTTTCATCCTCCTGGCAACGAAATTTATCGAAAAGAGTCCATATcgttttttgaaattgacggGAGAAAGAATAAG GCATTCGCACAGAATCTCTGCTTACTAGCGAAACTCTTCTTGGATCACAAGACGCTCTATTATGACACGGATCCATTCCTCTTCTACGTCATGACGAGCCAGGACAGTCGAGGCTTTCACATCGTCGGATATTTTTCCAAG GAAAAGGAATCGACGGAAGACTACAACGTTGCTTGCATTCTCGTGCTGCCGCCCTTTCAGCGTAAGGGCTACGGCAAGCTGCTAATAGAATTTA GTTACGAGCTGTCAAAGTTTGAAGGAAAGGCCGGTCATCCGGAGAAACCTCTCTCGGATCTGGGACTGTTGTCCTATCGCAGCTATTGGACCCAGACTCTTTTGGAAATTCTAATTGGGTTAAAACGAGAGGAGGGATCGCAAGCTATGGTCACTATAAA CGAACTGTGCGAGATGACGAGCATTCGAAAGGAGGACGTCGTATCGACGCTGCAACACCTGAACGTGATTCACTACTACAAAGGACAATACGTTTTGCACGTGTCTGACGAATTGGTTGAGGGCcacgcgaaatcgacgagaaagaaaaagacgcgaaTCGATCCCAAGTGCTTGCACTGGACTCCAAAAGACTGGACAAAGAGGGGAAAGTGGTAG
- the LOC136188800 gene encoding uncharacterized protein codes for MADVYFLPRSLNEAIHEKLKKALQRMKVSVGDIAWGDDKIEKREEFLREAKMVVVIFAERDLPFDLEVNAALQRQWSEEIKFIFPVELLEERTETKLKVPHGIEGFPLYSISSSQLRTDEGIKNLSDKIAENLTEAGKPLYSPLLVHLNAYFGDSPWQYLCQKYEFGRKVELCPDGNYQVRNRGNPPKRHWEEWKKRIDEDVVEFADKNDSSDEIKVHVTGLSPLSLYAYLGYQLNRKKCSVWHCYSSLGQDRAKAPDRYDFNVSPSQGDREITETPNQFCMTSEEFQDLRGKEGLHLIFVSLNAAYSIGKAHRDNLNSLLETGGQFVASVTTVRPKMTSDEGPTQLDVTAKNVYTIQDEIKSKVCKWMKDKRGLLVAAACPTPLAFYIGTLPNQHIHGPVRFLELVDGQYQIAF; via the exons ATGGCCGACGTTTATTTTCTGCCTCGCAGCCTAAACGAAGCGATCcatgaaaaattgaaaaaagcaCTTCAAAGAATGAAAGTATCAGTAGGAGACATAGCATGGggcgacgacaaaattgaaaagagagaagagtttCTACGTGAAGCCAAGATGGTTGTGGTAATCTTCGCCGAGAGAGACCTACCGTTCGATCTCGAGGTGAATGCGGCTTTGCAAAGGCAATGGAGCGAGGAGATAAAGTTCATCTTTCCGGTCGAGCTCTTGGAGGAGAGAACAGAAACGAAATTGAAAGTACCGCACGGCATAGAAGGTTTCCCTTTATATtccatttcgtcttctcaaTTGCGCACCGATGAGGGAATCAAGAACCTATCAGACAAAATTGCTGAAAATCTAACAG AAGCTGGCAAACCCTTATACTCTCCGCTATTGGTTCACTTGAATGCCTACTTTGGCGACAGTCCGTGGCAGTACCTGTGTCAAAAGTATGAATTTGGCAGGAAAGTTGAACTTTGTCCTGATGGCAATTACCAAGTGCGAAACCGAGGAAATCCACCGAAGAGGCACTGGGAAGAATGGAAAAAGCGCATTGATGAAGATGTCGTTGAGTTCGCTGATAAAAATGACAGCAGCGACGAGATTAAAGTCCACGTCACGGGACTGTCACCACTATCACTTTACGCTTACCTTGGCTATCAGCTCAATAGAAAGAAATGCTCCGTGTGGCATTGCTATTCGTCTCTGGGCCAAGATAGAGCCAAGGCTCCTGATCGCTATGACTTCAATGTAAGTCCTTCTCAAGGCGACCGTGAGATTACTGAAACGCCAAACCAGTTCTGTATGACCTCTGAAGAATTTCAAGACTTGCGAGGAAAGGAAGGACTTCATCTGATCTTCGTGTCTTTGAATGCTGCGTATTCAATTGGTAAAGCTCACCGCGATAATTTGAACTCGTTACTTGAAACAGGCGGTCAGTTCGTTGCGTCGGTCACAACCGTTCGTCCGAAGATGACATCCGACGAGGGGCCAACGCAGCTCGACGTCACCGCCAAAAATGTCTACACCATTCAAGATGAAATAAAGTCAAAGGTCTGCAAGTGGATGAAAGACAAGCGCGGACTTCTGGTGGCCGCCGCTTGTCCAACTCCACTTGCATTCTATATTGGAACGCTACCCAATCAGCACATTCATGGACCCGTCAGATTCTTGGAACTGGTAGACGGTCAATACCAAATCGCCTTCTAG
- the LOC136188798 gene encoding prostatic acid phosphatase-like has translation MHSSLVFVLLFSTAAAARQLELVSLAFRHGDRSPTYTFPTNPYKESAWPQGYKQLTQKGMLQLYHLGQKIMNRYMKNGTETYLNSTYQSKEIYVRSTDIDRTLMSAESQMAALYKPSGHQIFLPGLEWQPTPIHTVPVTQDNLLRAYAVDCPRYAELREQGTHDADYIAVMEKYKNLFARLKNLTGVDYDITVSNAYKILDSFYCEKQHNMAWPDWFTDRDFTDLLAVNNFSLYKMFSGEEIHKLTAGIFLGEVLGHMEMKRNGTEMIASKIFMYSAHDLTLVAILSALGLFGNDSVQPPYASAVMIELYLEDNGSNTVEVYYHMGPDAANRTQRMILPGCSPPCTLDKFREFASPLLVNDFQKECQLPDQPDSHSYWIVGIGLGAVIICLVVIVALIVLVTRYRRRQRRRPRDGFNPIDGVV, from the exons ATGCATTCTTCTCTCGTGTTCGTTCTTCTGTTCAGCACTGCAGCGGCAGCTAGACAACTCGAGCTAGTCAGCTTG GCGTTTCGTCACGGCGATCGATCTCCTACGTATACGTTTCCAACAAATCCGTATAAGGAAAGCGCGTGGCCACAGGGCTATAAACAACTGACGCAG AAAGGAATGCTGCAACTCTACCATCTCGGTCAGAAAATTATGAACAGATACATGAAGAACGGAACAGAGACCTACCTTAACTCAACCTACCAAAGCAAAGAG ATTTATGTTCGCAGCACGGACATTGACAGGACCCTTATGAGCGCAGAAAGTCAAATGGCAGCCTTGTACAAACCATCTGGACACCAG ATTTTCTTGCCTGGTCTTGAGTGGCAACCAACTCCCATTCACACAGTTCCAGTGACGCAAGACAAT CTATTGCGTGCCTACGCCGTTGACTGTCCGCGCTACGCAGAACTTCGCGAGCAAGGAACTCATGATGCCGATTACATTGCTGTTATGGAGAAGTACAAG AATTTGTTTGCTCGGCTGAAAAATCTAACAGGCGTTGATTATGATATAACGGTCAGCAACGCTTACAAAATACTCGATTCTTTCTATTGTGAA AAGCAGCACAATATGGCCTGGCCTGACTGGTTTACTGATCGTGACTTCACCGATCTCCTCGCAGTAAACAACTTTTCTCTCTACAAAATGTTTTCTGGGGAAGAAATTCATAAACTGACAGCAG GCATTTTTCTCGGGGAAGTGCTTGGTCACATGGAAATGAAGCGAAATGGTACTGAAATGATCGCAAGCAAGATCTTTATGTATTCTGCC CACGATCTAACTCTTGTGGCTATTCTGAGTGCTCTAGGACTTTTTGGTAACGACTCAGTACAGCCACCTTATGCCTCAGCAGTTATGATCGAACTCTACCTCGAAGATAACGG CTCGAACACAGTGGAGGTTTACTACCACATGGGACCAGATGCTGCCAATCGCACTCAGCGTATGATTCTTCCTGGTTGCTCACCGCCTTGCACTCTCGACAAATTCAGAGA ATTTGCCTCGCCACTTCTTGTGAACGACTTTCAAAAAGAGTGTCAGTTGCCGGACCAGCCAGATTCACATAGTTATTGGATTGTTGGAATCGGTCTTGGTGCAGTGATCATTTGCCTGGTGGTGATCGTTGCATTGATTGTTCTGGTTACGCGCTATAGACGTCGACAGAGACGTCGTCCCAGAGACGGATTCAATCCTATTGATGGCGTTGTTTGA